The Aneurinibacillus uraniidurans genome segment AATGGCACAAATACGTTATAATCTAGGAATAGGAATCAAAGCAGATGTGTTGAATGCGGATCTTGCTGTAAAGAGTAAACAAAAAGATATTACTGATGTACTTTCACAGTTAGATGTACTGAAAGTAGCATATGATAAACCATGGGTAGCAACAGGAGCTAGTACTTCATCCTAAAATTAAATGTAATTTATATACTTGACCTCATTTTGAGGTCTTGTTTTATAATAAAGATAAAAAGGGAGGGATTTTTTTGTTGGTTAGATATAGACAGTTAGTTAGCGGAATTATTATTGGAGCTGTTACGGCAACGTGTGTAAGTGTTTTTGGGGCATCTGTTGACCTCCCTATAATTAACGAAGTGATTAAATTCGAGTTCAATGAGAAACAAAAAGAACTTCCAGAGGGATATAGCGTACTACAATACCAGGGCCATACATATGTACCAGCAAGGTTTATAGCAGAGGAATTAGGGGCGAAAGTAGATTGGGATGAAAATAAAAAAACTGTGAAAATAACAAAATCAACGATTCAACCACCTGTAGATTCTGGGGTTCAATATGAAAAAATTCCAGTTACGTATACGAAAGACGGCATCAGGATAGAGATATATAGTATGGTATTAGAAAAAAACCGTACAATGTTTTATTTAAACGTAAAAAATACACTTGAACAACCTATACAATTGCAGCAAAGCAAAGTATCTCTAGTGACTGAAGGGAATGAAAAGTACACGTCCGACAAAGTAGATACAAATATTTTATTTCCAAAAGATATGACATGGTATAATGACGTCTTAAAAGATGAATTGAAGTCAGGATTTATTTTACTTCCTCCTTTAAAAAATGAAGAGAAAAAAGGGATCGTACACCTTGAGTTTATTGAAAATGACGGAAGTGGAAAAAGTTTCTCGTTTGATATTCCTATTACTTGGTGAAGAAAAAAAGCAGGTTCTATGAGAACTTGCTTTTTTCTTGCTATAAATTAGGTAATTAAGGTATAATACAGAAGTATTTATTTCGCATTCGAAATACTTATTTTATAAATATATCCAGAAAGGAGATCGTCATGAGAAATGCATCCCGGGAGATTCATCTACTGCTGCGCCAGATTAACCAGCGTTTCTTTGAACTCGTCGCCCGTGAACTCTGCGAAGTCGGCATCACAGCTCCGCAGCTAATCGTCCTGCGCTGCTTCAAAGGCGGAAAACGTCTGCGGATGTCGGATCTCAGTAAGCAGGTAGGCCTATCGAACAGCACCGTCTGTGGAATCGTTGACCGACTTGAAGAAAGGGGATACGTCCGTCGTTCCCGTGATGAAGAAGATCGCCGTGTCGTCTGGGTACAGGCGCAGCCGAAAGCAGCGGAGCTAAAAGAACATGTTCCGATTTTACAGGATGAATACAGCGAATTTTTTCTCTCTGGGATGACAGAAGAAGATACGGAACGTTTAATTCACACGCTCACACTATTTTCTAATCATTTACTAGAAAAGCTCGAACATAAAAAATAGGTGTTTTTTGCCCACTTATTTCGTGTTCAAACTATTTGTTTTGGAATGAATTTGATCCATACATATCACAGATAAAAACTAGAGGTGAAACAATGAAACGAAAAGCAGTCCTTACGATTCTGCTTGCGCTTATGGTTGTCAGCGGCGGCGGAATTGGTTATTACTACTGGTACCAGGGAGCGCACTATGTGAAGACAGAAGATGCGCGTATTCAGGGCGATCAGTATCGAATTATGCCGCAAATTACCGGGGAAATAACGCGAATTCCTGTCGAAGAAGGGCAGGTTGTGCAGCAAAATCAGGAAATCGCGGAGCAGGATACGTCCAATATCGATGCCAGCATGATTGATAAAACCATTCTCCGTGCGCCGATTTCCGGAACGGTAACGAAAATATTTAATAAAGAACATGAGATTGGCTCACCAAGTCAGCCGGTTGCGCTGATGGTCGATACACACGCGTTATACGTGTCGGCTAATATCGAGGAAACATACATTACCCGTGTGAAAGCAGGCCAGCCAGTTGAGGTAACGATTGATACGCTCGGTGGCAAGAAGCTGATGGGAAAAGTGCGCAAGGTGGGTACGGCATCGAATTCTACGTTCTCGCTCGTACCGGCTGTGAATACAAGTGGGAACTTCAATAAAGTCACACAGCGGATTCCGATTGAAATCGCGATTCAACAACCATCTGATGTTCAGTTAATTCCGGGGACGAACGTAGAAGTCAAAATTCGCGTGTCGTAGAGAGGAGGAGAAGCTATGGCAGCAGCAACAGTAAGTGCTCCTCCTAAAGAGTCAGCCGGGTCTCCCTGGCTGGCGCTGCTGGCGATTATTGCCGGGGCGTTCGTCGCAATTCTGAACAATAGTCTCATTAACGTCGCGCTTCCGAAGCTGGTGAATGTATTCGGCTCGACAACGGAACGGATTCAGTGGGTTCTGACCGGGTACATGCTTGCATCAGGGGTCATTATTCCGATTAGCGGCTTTATGGGAGATAAGTTAGGCTATAAGAAATTTATGATTATCGCACTCGGGGTGTTTACGGGCGGTACGGCGCTTTGTGCAGTGGCATGGAGTGATACGTCACTCATTATCGCGCGGGTTATTGCCGGACTGGGTGGCGGGGTAATTATGCCCCTCAGTATGACATTGGTGTATAAGATTATGCCGCGTGAACAGATCGGTACGGCACTCGGTCTCTGGGGGATCTCCGCGATGGTAGCGCCTGCGGTCGGTCCGACGTTGAGCGGGTATTTGATTGAATGGTTTAATTGGCGATTTTTGTTTATTATTACTATTCCCGTCGCTTTGTTTGCGATTTTGATGACGTGGGTGCTTTTGAAGGAGACAGAGCGTCAGGAAAATATGCAGTTTGACTGGAGCGGATTTATTCTAACATCCTTATCAGCAGGTACATTGCTGTATGCACTGAGTAACGGGAAGACAGCAGGCTGGACATCATTTGAGATTATCGCCTTATTTTTTATTTCATTCTGGTCGCTTGTGTTTCTTATCTATGTGGAGACAGGCAAAGACAACCCGCTCATTAATTTAAGCTTGCTTAAGAATTTTCGTTATACGTTGAGCATTATTACGGGGAGTCTTGTGATGATCGGCATGTATGGCGGGGTATTTCTTACACCGCTATTCTTGCAGAACATTCAGGGGGTGTCGCCGATTGATACGGGGATTCTCCTGATGCCGCAGGCGATTGCGATGGCGATTATGATGCCGATCTCTGGTAAGCTGTTCGATAAGGTTGGGGTTGTGCCGATTGGGCTTGTGGGCATTGCGCTCACGAGTGTCATGTCGTATGAGCTACATCGGTTGACGGCAGTGACCTCACATGAATGGTTGAATCTGATTTTGACGATTCGAGGCATTGGAATCGGGCTTTGTATGATGCCGCTCTCCACAGTGGGGATGAATGCGATTGCGGCGACGGCACCGCAGGAGATGGGGAATGCGTCTTCTTTATCCAATCTTATCCGTCAGGTAGCGGCGTCGTTCGGGATTGCGGTGCTGACGACGATTATGCAGAATCGTGCGTCTCTGCATTTTGATCATATGCGTGAGTTGGTTACACTCGATGCAGCCTCAACCGTACAGGCTTATTACGGAACAAGCGGGATTAGTACGTTAGCAGGAATGATGCAGCTCGATGCGACAGCGCGGGCGATAGGAGATACGTTCCTTGTCTCGTCCATTCCATTATTTATTTCGATTCCGCTTGTATTGTTATTCATTCAAAGAAAGAAAGCGGCACCGCCGCAACCAGAAATCGGGAAAGAAAGGGAAGAAGCATGAGGAAATTCAAGATGAGAGCAGCGGTACAGATGGTGGCGCTAAGCGCACTTGTAGCAGCAACAGCGGGATGCAGCACGAATGCAAAGGAAGCATCGCAGCAGATGACAGTCGTTCCGGTGAAAACGGTGAATGCGCAACAAGGAATGATCGGAACGGGTAAAGTGTATACAGGAAGCGTTATGCCTTTGCAAACAGTAAAGGTAGTACCGAAGACAGCGGGGAAAATTGAGCAAATGGCTGTCGATGTCGGTACACCCGTGAAGCAAGGCCAGGTGTTGTTTAAACTCGAAGATAAAGATCTGCGCAATACTCTAGAGAAAGCAAATGCGGCGGTAGCAGCAGCGGAAGCGGGTGTGGATTCAGCACGAGCGGCGCAGGAATCGGGTGTCGTTCAGGCGACAAGCGGCGTGGTTCAATCGAAGAATGGCATGATTCAGGCGAAGAACGGCATGGTGCAGGCACAAGGTGCGATCACACAGGCACAGAGCGGTTTGGAGCAAGCGCAGAATGCAGTGACAGATGCACAGAATGGGCTGAAAAAAGCGAAGCAAAGCCTGACGGATGCAACGACGCAGCTGAATCGTACAAAGCAGCTGTATGAGAGTGGTGCGGCATCGAAAGCACAGCTGGAGCAGGCACAGACAGCGCTTGTGACGGCACAAACAGGCTATAGCAGTGCAGAAATCGCACGCAAGGGAGCGGCAGAACGACTGAGTGCGGCGAAGAAAAGTTTGGATGTAGCACAGAAATCATATGCGAATGCAAGTGCTACATATGCGAACTCGACAAGCGGTTATAGCAATGCCCAAAGACAAGTAGGGGTAGCAAGCGGCACAGCAGGTATTAAGGCGAGCGAGCAGTCGGTTCGTCAGGCGCAAGTAGCGGCGTCCATCGCGGCTGATGCGCTTAATGATGCGACTGTTACGTCTCCGATTGATGGGATTGTAGCTGTGAAGAACAATGAAATAGGCGAGCTTGTGTCGCCACAGTCACCGAATCCAGTGCTTGTGGTAACGAACTTGAATACGGTGAATGTGCTGTTCTATGCATCGAGCGCGGATCTAGCGAATCTTCACCCGGGTATGAAGATGAATGTGAAAGTGGATGCCATGAAGGTCTCTGCGATCGGAACGGTGAAGAGTGTGAGTCCGGTTGATGAGAAGGGGAAAGGCTATCCGGTTCAGGTGAGTGTGCCAAATCCAGGGCTGAAGCTGCGTGCCGGTCTGGTCACTGAGCTAACGGCGATCGCAGATGGCGCGAAGCAAGGCGTAGTTGTTCCGTCTTCGGCACTGGTGAAAGAGCAGAACAAAGCATACGTGTATGTGGTGAACGGCGATCGTGCGAAACGCAAAGAGGTACAGATCGGAGAAGAGAAATCCGGTAATGCTTTAATTACGGGCGGATTGAATGCAAACGATGCAGTCATTACGGATAACGTGGTGCTGCTATCGGATAATGCGAAAATACAGGTACAGCAATAAGAGAAGAATCCGAAACAAAGATAAGAGAGAGAAAATATAAGGATGATCAGAGGATGGAAAGGGCATGAGCCTTTTCTCACTTTTAGATCGTTCTCGTATTTTCTCTCTTATTTTTTGTAGAATAACGGTAATTTTTGTAGAAACAATGCGAAACTTGCGATGAATACGCTCTCTTTTTCTGCAGCATTTTCCTTTATAATGTTTATATATTCAAAATTTGATATTTTTTTCAAATGAAGGGAGGCGTACAATGTTTGAAATGGTCGACTTGAAACGAGCCGTGGAAAGGTTTGCGCGGGAGGGTCATGTGTTCTATCCAGATCAGGCAGAGGGGATCGGCGAGGTAACGGTTCTTTGTATGGGGGAAGAGAAGGTGTATGTTCCGTGTACGACGACACAGTTCCGCCGGAAGCTGAGCCGGGAGTTCTTCAAGGATGAGCGCTTGCTGCGTGATTTCGCATATGAGACGCTTGGGAAGCGTAAGCATCCTCCGTTCGTGCTGCATGAAAGTCTGGTGCTAGTCCCATTCTGGTACCCGTGTTTTGATAATCCTGCGCATCGTACGTTGTACGCATGTCTTTCCTCGATTAGATTGTACGCAACCCATGAAGAGCAGCGGCTAAGTTGTATAGTGATGTTCAAAGATCGGCATACCATTACTCTTCCGTATTCGATTGGAACGGTGAAGCAGCAGATGCGCTGTGCCGAGCACTTGCTGATGAAGTACAAATTGAAAGGTAGAGCCTCGTATTGAAATTGATACCAATCAGGAGATGGGACCACTTTTTTTGATGGCTATCGAAGGGATAGCGTGTAGATTTATATGTGAAAAAAAGAACATGATCGTTTCTATCGTTCCATAGCGCCCGGCAGGATCTGTGGTCAGCACGTATGATGAAGGTGCGCACATAATTGGCAGGGCCGGCCCTCCTCGGGAGGGAACTTGGATGGATGAGAAGAAATGGACATGTTTTTTTGCAGAGGTAGAACCGCTTGTCGATCGAATAACAGCGCGGTATGCACCTGGTTTCTGGCGGGAAGAGGCGAAGCAGGTAGCTCGTATTGCCTGCTGGCAGCAGGTACATCGGTATGATGCGGGGCGTGGGGCGAAGTTATCTACCTTTTTGTTTGTGATTATAAGGCGTGCGCTGGCTGATTTTTATGAGCGGGAAGCGTTGTGGCGCAGTCGTCATGTGTTTCCGGGGTCCGGGGATGAGGAGGAAGTGAACTGGGAGGAAACACTGGTAGCTGTAGAAGAGCCGATGGACGAAGCACTCGTCTGGGAGAGCTGGATGGGGCTTGTATCAGAAGCGGAAGCTGCCTGCTTAACCCTTCACATTCGGGATGGATTGTCGCTGAAGGAGGTGGCTGTGCGCCTTGGGATGACGTATGAGGCGGTTAAAAAGCAGAAGCAGCGTGCGCTAGCACGGTTGCGTACTCGTTCCCAATTTCCTGTCCCTTCTTCTTTCGTAGCAAAAGAGATATAATAAGCATGAGTCCAGAAGGAGGAGTATGTGTCATGTTATCATTTTTTAAGAAGCTTCGCTCCAATGAGCCTAAACAGGAAACAGAAAACGAATCTGTAATAGAAGAAACGAATGATACACCTGTAGAAGAAGCGGCGCCAGCTGTTCTGCCTCTGCATTTTCCAGAGGATGTAGATACAGGAATCTCAATGGAGGAGCGGTATGTTTTGCAGTTCTTCGTCGGTGAGCTGCCGGAGATGGCGAAAGATGAACTTGCCATTGATGGATACAAGCTGGTTCAGGATGAAGCGGGTATGATGCTGCAGGCGATTCTCCGCAATAACATGGATGCTGATATCGAGATTGGTACCGTGCCGATGGTGCTGATTGATGCGCATCATAACATGGTAGCACGCACCGTGTTTGATCTGACAAGCTTTGGTGAGATTCCGGCACGTACGGCGATGCCGTGCCGCTTCTTCCTGCCGTATAGTGATTTTCGTGTCGAGCAGGCAGATTTCTCGAATTGGATGGTCGGGTTCCATATGGAAGATGGCCGCGTGATGCGGGCCGTGACGGAACTTGATTTTGAACAGAGCGGGGATTTC includes the following:
- a CDS encoding DHA2 family efflux MFS transporter permease subunit; the protein is MAAATVSAPPKESAGSPWLALLAIIAGAFVAILNNSLINVALPKLVNVFGSTTERIQWVLTGYMLASGVIIPISGFMGDKLGYKKFMIIALGVFTGGTALCAVAWSDTSLIIARVIAGLGGGVIMPLSMTLVYKIMPREQIGTALGLWGISAMVAPAVGPTLSGYLIEWFNWRFLFIITIPVALFAILMTWVLLKETERQENMQFDWSGFILTSLSAGTLLYALSNGKTAGWTSFEIIALFFISFWSLVFLIYVETGKDNPLINLSLLKNFRYTLSIITGSLVMIGMYGGVFLTPLFLQNIQGVSPIDTGILLMPQAIAMAIMMPISGKLFDKVGVVPIGLVGIALTSVMSYELHRLTAVTSHEWLNLILTIRGIGIGLCMMPLSTVGMNAIAATAPQEMGNASSLSNLIRQVAASFGIAVLTTIMQNRASLHFDHMRELVTLDAASTVQAYYGTSGISTLAGMMQLDATARAIGDTFLVSSIPLFISIPLVLLFIQRKKAAPPQPEIGKEREEA
- a CDS encoding copper amine oxidase N-terminal domain-containing protein — encoded protein: MLVRYRQLVSGIIIGAVTATCVSVFGASVDLPIINEVIKFEFNEKQKELPEGYSVLQYQGHTYVPARFIAEELGAKVDWDENKKTVKITKSTIQPPVDSGVQYEKIPVTYTKDGIRIEIYSMVLEKNRTMFYLNVKNTLEQPIQLQQSKVSLVTEGNEKYTSDKVDTNILFPKDMTWYNDVLKDELKSGFILLPPLKNEEKKGIVHLEFIENDGSGKSFSFDIPITW
- a CDS encoding efflux RND transporter periplasmic adaptor subunit: MRAAVQMVALSALVAATAGCSTNAKEASQQMTVVPVKTVNAQQGMIGTGKVYTGSVMPLQTVKVVPKTAGKIEQMAVDVGTPVKQGQVLFKLEDKDLRNTLEKANAAVAAAEAGVDSARAAQESGVVQATSGVVQSKNGMIQAKNGMVQAQGAITQAQSGLEQAQNAVTDAQNGLKKAKQSLTDATTQLNRTKQLYESGAASKAQLEQAQTALVTAQTGYSSAEIARKGAAERLSAAKKSLDVAQKSYANASATYANSTSGYSNAQRQVGVASGTAGIKASEQSVRQAQVAASIAADALNDATVTSPIDGIVAVKNNEIGELVSPQSPNPVLVVTNLNTVNVLFYASSADLANLHPGMKMNVKVDAMKVSAIGTVKSVSPVDEKGKGYPVQVSVPNPGLKLRAGLVTELTAIADGAKQGVVVPSSALVKEQNKAYVYVVNGDRAKRKEVQIGEEKSGNALITGGLNANDAVITDNVVLLSDNAKIQVQQ
- a CDS encoding competence protein ComK — translated: MFEMVDLKRAVERFAREGHVFYPDQAEGIGEVTVLCMGEEKVYVPCTTTQFRRKLSREFFKDERLLRDFAYETLGKRKHPPFVLHESLVLVPFWYPCFDNPAHRTLYACLSSIRLYATHEEQRLSCIVMFKDRHTITLPYSIGTVKQQMRCAEHLLMKYKLKGRASY
- a CDS encoding SLAP domain-containing protein, whose translation is MLSFFKKLRSNEPKQETENESVIEETNDTPVEEAAPAVLPLHFPEDVDTGISMEERYVLQFFVGELPEMAKDELAIDGYKLVQDEAGMMLQAILRNNMDADIEIGTVPMVLIDAHHNMVARTVFDLTSFGEIPARTAMPCRFFLPYSDFRVEQADFSNWMVGFHMEDGRVMRAVTELDFEQSGDFSQDQYVEAQDQQVLDAIERAIHETEGQVNMFGTSLGQGEHGELVVELLLRNGKDEVVELTDGMVFTVLDAARDVVASQAFDFSAVKVEPKSVQRLVLEYDAAALQKAEPDFSEWSVDVK
- a CDS encoding HlyD family secretion protein, which gives rise to MKRKAVLTILLALMVVSGGGIGYYYWYQGAHYVKTEDARIQGDQYRIMPQITGEITRIPVEEGQVVQQNQEIAEQDTSNIDASMIDKTILRAPISGTVTKIFNKEHEIGSPSQPVALMVDTHALYVSANIEETYITRVKAGQPVEVTIDTLGGKKLMGKVRKVGTASNSTFSLVPAVNTSGNFNKVTQRIPIEIAIQQPSDVQLIPGTNVEVKIRVS
- a CDS encoding MarR family winged helix-turn-helix transcriptional regulator, yielding MRNASREIHLLLRQINQRFFELVARELCEVGITAPQLIVLRCFKGGKRLRMSDLSKQVGLSNSTVCGIVDRLEERGYVRRSRDEEDRRVVWVQAQPKAAELKEHVPILQDEYSEFFLSGMTEEDTERLIHTLTLFSNHLLEKLEHKK
- a CDS encoding sigma-70 family RNA polymerase sigma factor, with translation MDEKKWTCFFAEVEPLVDRITARYAPGFWREEAKQVARIACWQQVHRYDAGRGAKLSTFLFVIIRRALADFYEREALWRSRHVFPGSGDEEEVNWEETLVAVEEPMDEALVWESWMGLVSEAEAACLTLHIRDGLSLKEVAVRLGMTYEAVKKQKQRALARLRTRSQFPVPSSFVAKEI